From Pseudanabaena sp. PCC 6802, one genomic window encodes:
- a CDS encoding ExbD/TolR family protein gives MKIRNYNSSSSAEVNVIPLLDVVFSILAFFMLLTAGLSEPPNIGVDLPQSTRNPPQSNNSLQSDMLVITLDATNAIRIERQVLQRPELEQRIKLHLVQYPQGLIVLNAEDKSVSYQQVINFLEYLRRVAGDRVAIATSKSR, from the coding sequence ATGAAAATTCGCAATTACAATTCATCATCAAGTGCTGAAGTAAATGTTATCCCCCTACTTGATGTTGTATTTTCCATCCTGGCATTTTTTATGTTGCTGACAGCTGGACTATCGGAGCCTCCTAACATAGGTGTAGATCTGCCGCAATCGACTCGCAATCCACCCCAATCGAATAATTCGCTCCAGTCCGATATGCTGGTAATTACGCTTGATGCAACGAACGCAATCAGGATAGAGCGTCAGGTATTGCAACGTCCAGAATTAGAGCAACGGATTAAATTACATTTAGTACAATATCCCCAGGGGTTAATCGTGTTGAATGCAGAGGACAAATCGGTAAGCTATCAACAGGTAATAAATTTTTTAGAATATCTACGGAGAGTGGCAGGAGATCGGGTGGCGATCGCCACGTCCAAATCCCGATAA